A single genomic interval of Chloracidobacterium validum harbors:
- a CDS encoding isoprenyl transferase gives MHEFESLIERGSPDDFLLRQLDPNRLPRHIAIIMDGNGRWANRQGKARIAGHPAGVEAVRTTVENCARLGIPTLTLYAFSSENWRRPRVEVTMLMRLLQQCLHREVPLLNRNGVRLRFIGRTDALSAAVRKALDYAVAATASNQRMTLNVAFNYGGRAEIVDALRAVAREFMGLGRPLDLITEEDVARHLYTESDPDLLIRTSGEMRLSNFLLWQMAYTEIFVTDTLWPDFNRTHLLEALVAYQRRQRRFGGVETVGVPVSALA, from the coding sequence ATGCACGAGTTTGAATCCCTTATCGAACGCGGCTCCCCGGACGATTTCCTTCTGCGCCAGCTCGACCCCAACCGCCTGCCCAGGCACATTGCCATCATTATGGACGGGAACGGACGGTGGGCCAATCGCCAGGGCAAGGCCCGCATTGCCGGCCATCCGGCCGGTGTCGAAGCCGTGCGCACCACCGTTGAAAACTGCGCGCGGCTCGGTATCCCAACCCTGACGCTGTATGCGTTCTCATCCGAAAACTGGCGGCGACCGCGCGTTGAAGTCACGATGCTCATGCGGCTTTTGCAACAGTGCCTCCACCGTGAGGTTCCGCTGCTGAACCGTAACGGCGTTCGGCTCCGCTTCATCGGACGAACGGATGCGCTCTCGGCGGCGGTCCGCAAGGCGCTTGACTATGCGGTTGCAGCCACGGCCAGCAACCAGCGCATGACGCTCAATGTCGCGTTCAATTACGGCGGTCGCGCCGAGATTGTGGATGCCCTGCGCGCCGTAGCCCGTGAATTCATGGGGCTGGGGCGACCGCTTGACCTGATTACGGAAGAAGATGTCGCGCGCCACCTCTACACCGAGAGCGACCCCGACTTGCTCATTCGGACCAGTGGCGAAATGCGTTTGAGCAACTTCCTGCTCTGGCAAATGGCGTACACGGAAATCTTCGTGACCGACACCCTGTGGCCCGACTTCAACCGCACCCACTTGCTGGAAGCGTTAGTGGCCTACCAACGGCGGCAGCGGCGGTTTGGCGGCGTCGAAACGGTTGGCGTTCCGGTGTCGGCGCTGGCATAG
- a CDS encoding tetratricopeptide repeat protein, protein MIDSNARRQPSYRIHTEQGRYYFAAGIALMLSSVAFRVGYSSAGVVLLVGFPLVLLVGRIEVLVFDGASLRRRGPYAWLQANLLGTTTQLPVAQLEIVITEVIHLPFSLTRYRFRTILAGAGFEAVIFSNTTNYQSFVTELFAVLDESKLDFHSTAWRRYGAPSPIASVAELLDDAHMAQVPSPLLRIAANHLTLIGQLKLALRYFGHAYGRDRGNPHLLCEMGYFFRRFALSEHPRWQLRAAACLRLAARLARHEPRLLERIGEAYCELFDFVRAERCFRRAIEIDRTLFRAYTGLAEIAFRDGQLARVAHYYYAAAHGVADAALRRRAQREARYYERLSQDDDYLEAEVRRITFLHHVRQMRTVAGYVFFLAWLVVGVAGRLSPDLQDGGLAIMGSSGLAWLGLSAGLRWRRKRADLPGTVPSD, encoded by the coding sequence GTGATTGACTCAAACGCCCGACGCCAACCAAGCTATCGCATCCATACCGAACAGGGACGCTATTATTTTGCCGCAGGAATTGCGCTGATGTTATCGAGTGTCGCGTTCCGGGTCGGCTATTCGTCGGCTGGCGTCGTCTTGCTGGTTGGGTTTCCGCTTGTATTGCTGGTGGGGCGCATCGAGGTGCTTGTCTTCGACGGCGCCAGCCTGCGTCGCCGTGGGCCCTACGCTTGGCTGCAAGCCAATCTGCTGGGGACGACGACGCAGCTTCCCGTTGCCCAGCTCGAAATCGTTATCACGGAAGTCATTCATCTCCCGTTCAGCCTGACGCGCTACCGGTTTCGGACCATCTTGGCGGGCGCGGGCTTTGAAGCCGTTATTTTCTCAAACACCACCAATTACCAATCGTTTGTCACCGAGCTGTTTGCGGTGCTGGACGAATCGAAACTTGATTTTCATTCGACCGCCTGGCGGCGCTATGGCGCACCATCACCGATAGCCAGCGTCGCCGAACTGCTGGACGACGCGCACATGGCGCAAGTCCCGTCGCCGCTCCTGCGCATCGCCGCGAATCACCTGACACTGATCGGACAACTCAAGCTGGCGCTGCGCTATTTTGGGCACGCCTACGGACGCGACCGTGGCAACCCGCATCTATTGTGTGAAATGGGCTACTTCTTCCGCCGCTTTGCCCTGTCGGAGCATCCCCGGTGGCAGCTCCGTGCGGCGGCCTGCTTGCGGCTGGCGGCGCGGCTGGCGCGACACGAACCGCGCTTACTGGAGCGCATTGGCGAAGCCTACTGCGAGCTGTTTGACTTCGTGCGAGCCGAACGCTGCTTTCGCCGGGCCATCGAAATTGACCGAACGCTGTTTCGAGCCTATACCGGCCTGGCCGAAATTGCCTTTCGGGATGGCCAACTCGCACGGGTCGCACACTACTACTACGCCGCCGCCCACGGCGTGGCAGACGCCGCCCTGCGCCGCCGGGCCCAGCGGGAAGCGCGCTACTATGAGCGCCTGAGCCAAGACGACGACTACCTTGAAGCCGAGGTCCGCCGGATCACCTTCCTGCACCACGTTCGGCAAATGCGCACCGTCGCCGGATACGTTTTTTTCCTGGCCTGGCTGGTCGTCGGCGTTGCCGGGCGGCTGTCACCCGACTTGCAGGACGGCGGACTGGCCATCATGGGGTCTTCCGGGCTGGCCTGGCTGGGCCTTTCGGCCGGACTTCGCTGGCGACGAAAGCGGGCTGACTTACCTGGAACCGTACCGTCGGACTAA
- the tsaB gene encoding tRNA (adenosine(37)-N6)-threonylcarbamoyltransferase complex dimerization subunit type 1 TsaB, protein MAMDGIASPTTLTPTTWWLVVDTASPRLSLALVCGDTLCGQFGARSQKPSAHQAVADIAYLLERVGIQPTDLSAVGALVGPGSFTGIRVGLAAVKGIAQPLGLPIATATTLEALASAVSVQSPTVVLVVNVSHRQEVHGQGFLAQPNAFPQAVTEALTGEVASVLKTLVAQAPDECPRVITGDGLTLLDESALNTIVGMAAHCASPPWLAPVAIPLLAARLAAGQTRAAREVTAFYARAALTA, encoded by the coding sequence ATGGCGATGGACGGGATAGCCTCTCCCACCACGCTGACGCCCACGACGTGGTGGCTTGTGGTAGATACGGCCTCACCCCGTTTGAGCCTGGCGCTGGTTTGTGGCGATACGTTATGCGGGCAGTTTGGCGCGCGCAGTCAAAAGCCGAGTGCGCACCAGGCGGTCGCGGATATTGCGTACCTTCTGGAGCGAGTCGGAATTCAGCCAACTGATCTATCTGCCGTGGGCGCACTGGTTGGTCCAGGGAGCTTCACCGGCATCCGGGTTGGGTTGGCGGCGGTCAAGGGCATCGCGCAGCCACTCGGACTGCCAATCGCAACGGCGACCACGCTCGAAGCGCTGGCGAGTGCCGTGAGCGTCCAGTCGCCGACAGTGGTTCTCGTTGTGAATGTTTCGCACCGGCAGGAGGTTCACGGACAAGGTTTTCTTGCCCAGCCAAACGCTTTTCCACAGGCCGTTACGGAGGCGCTGACGGGTGAAGTCGCGTCCGTGCTCAAGACGCTGGTTGCGCAAGCTCCAGATGAATGCCCGCGTGTCATCACCGGCGACGGCCTGACCTTGCTTGACGAATCAGCCCTCAACACCATCGTTGGGATGGCGGCGCACTGCGCCAGTCCGCCCTGGCTTGCGCCGGTTGCCATCCCGTTGCTCGCGGCGCGACTGGCAGCCGGCCAGACGCGCGCGGCCAGGGAAGTAACAGCTTTCTATGCCCGCGCCGCTCTAACCGCCTGA
- the truA gene encoding tRNA pseudouridine(38-40) synthase TruA, which yields MPRLKLTIEYDGTAFAGWQTQANAPTIQSALAAAFTPLLGHPAQLHAAGRTDAGVHALGQVVHTDVAPVRPPETWRAALNAHLPDDIRVRQVEVVGADFHARKSARAKLYHYAFWRGQVESPRWRRYSLLVPMQLDWEAMREASAYFVGRHDFAPFSVADRTVQTSIRTIHRVMWFPPPAGAATDDHDPLRPAELVAVAFHGDGFLRYQVRRMVGTLLAVGQRKVPPEAVRQILCLTKQFAVGPTAPAQGLTLMRVDY from the coding sequence ATGCCGCGCTTGAAGCTGACGATTGAGTATGACGGCACGGCGTTTGCCGGCTGGCAAACCCAGGCCAACGCGCCGACCATTCAGTCGGCGCTGGCGGCGGCCTTTACGCCACTGCTCGGCCATCCGGCGCAACTGCATGCCGCCGGACGTACCGATGCCGGTGTCCATGCGTTGGGGCAGGTGGTTCACACCGATGTCGCACCGGTGCGCCCACCTGAAACTTGGCGCGCGGCCCTCAATGCCCACTTGCCCGACGACATTCGCGTACGCCAGGTCGAAGTCGTCGGCGCCGATTTTCACGCCCGCAAATCGGCGCGCGCCAAGCTGTACCACTACGCTTTCTGGCGCGGCCAAGTGGAAAGTCCGCGGTGGCGGCGCTACAGCCTGCTGGTTCCGATGCAACTCGATTGGGAAGCCATGCGCGAGGCGTCCGCGTATTTCGTTGGTCGCCATGACTTCGCGCCGTTTAGCGTGGCCGACCGTACCGTCCAAACCTCCATCCGCACCATCCATCGTGTCATGTGGTTTCCACCGCCGGCTGGCGCGGCAACCGACGACCACGACCCGTTGCGCCCGGCGGAACTGGTCGCGGTGGCTTTCCATGGTGACGGTTTTCTGCGCTACCAAGTCCGCCGCATGGTGGGGACTCTGCTTGCCGTTGGGCAGCGGAAGGTGCCGCCGGAGGCGGTTCGCCAGATACTTTGTTTGACAAAGCAGTTTGCCGTCGGACCGACGGCGCCAGCCCAGGGCTTGACGCTCATGCGCGTAGATTACTAG
- the gcvPB gene encoding aminomethyl-transferring glycine dehydrogenase subunit GcvPB — MPLPTTPRIKKASAHISQNENLIFENSRPGGRAYHLPPSDVPEVDPTGLIPSHLLRRDDLADMPELTEPEVVRHYTRLSTWNYGTDTGMFPLGSCTMKYNPKINEWAARLPGFAQSHPLAPETAVRGNLLLMKQLEEALCEITGLAAVSLQPTAGAHGELTGMMMIRAALTARGNARRYVLIPDAAHGTNPASAVMCGYKVITLISKKNGLLDLAALDKAMTDDVAGLMITNPNTLGLFEEDIAKACELIHARGGFVYMDGANMNALVGVARPGDMGVDVMHLNLHKTFSTPHGGGGPGCGPVAVSHELEPYLPYPTLRRVDETTVVFDHDRPHSVGRVKAYYGNFGMMVRALAYIRALGAEGLRAATETAVLNANYVKHHLQADYDVPFDGPVLHEVVFNDRRQQAYGIRNGDIAKRLIDYGFHPPTMSFPLVAPGAIMVEPTESESRAELDLFIEAMRAIARECEECPDVVKTAPHQARLGRLDETTAARHPVLRWRPSPAVKAAGA, encoded by the coding sequence GTTGATCCCACCGGGCTGATTCCCTCCCATTTGCTACGCCGGGACGATCTCGCCGACATGCCGGAACTCACCGAGCCTGAAGTCGTCCGGCATTACACGCGGCTTTCCACGTGGAACTACGGCACGGACACCGGCATGTTCCCGCTTGGCTCGTGTACGATGAAGTACAACCCCAAGATCAATGAGTGGGCGGCGCGGCTGCCGGGCTTTGCCCAATCGCACCCGCTTGCGCCAGAAACGGCGGTGCGAGGCAACTTGCTGTTGATGAAGCAGCTCGAGGAAGCCCTGTGTGAAATCACCGGATTGGCCGCCGTTTCACTTCAGCCGACGGCCGGCGCGCACGGTGAGCTGACCGGCATGATGATGATTCGCGCGGCATTGACGGCGCGTGGCAATGCCCGCCGGTATGTCCTGATCCCTGACGCCGCGCACGGAACAAACCCGGCCAGCGCCGTCATGTGTGGCTACAAAGTCATCACGCTGATTTCAAAGAAAAACGGATTGCTTGACTTGGCGGCCCTCGACAAAGCGATGACGGACGACGTCGCCGGGCTGATGATTACGAATCCCAACACGCTGGGGCTGTTCGAGGAAGACATCGCCAAAGCCTGCGAGCTGATCCACGCACGCGGCGGCTTTGTCTATATGGATGGCGCGAACATGAACGCACTCGTTGGGGTGGCGCGTCCGGGTGACATGGGGGTAGATGTCATGCACCTCAACTTGCACAAGACCTTCTCGACGCCACACGGTGGCGGTGGGCCGGGCTGTGGTCCGGTCGCCGTCAGCCACGAGCTGGAACCTTACTTGCCCTACCCGACGTTGCGGCGCGTGGATGAAACGACGGTTGTCTTCGACCATGACCGCCCGCATTCGGTTGGGCGTGTCAAAGCCTACTATGGCAACTTTGGGATGATGGTGCGCGCGCTGGCCTATATTCGGGCGCTTGGGGCCGAGGGTCTCCGCGCCGCGACCGAAACGGCCGTCCTCAATGCCAACTACGTCAAGCACCACTTGCAAGCTGACTATGACGTGCCGTTTGACGGACCCGTGCTGCACGAAGTCGTCTTCAACGACCGGCGGCAGCAAGCCTATGGCATTCGCAATGGCGACATCGCCAAGCGTCTGATTGACTATGGCTTTCATCCACCGACGATGTCATTTCCGCTGGTCGCGCCCGGCGCGATTATGGTCGAGCCGACAGAAAGCGAAAGCCGCGCTGAACTCGACCTGTTCATCGAAGCCATGCGCGCCATCGCGCGGGAGTGTGAGGAATGCCCGGACGTCGTCAAGACTGCCCCGCATCAAGCCCGCCTTGGGCGTTTGGATGAGACAACTGCCGCCCGGCATCCAGTGCTGCGCTGGCGACCATCGCCAGCGGTCAAGGCAGCCGGCGCGTGA